In the Corynebacterium suedekumii genome, one interval contains:
- the ureG gene encoding urease accessory protein UreG, producing the protein MVAIKIGVGGPVGSGKTALIERITRALDGEISMAAITNDIYTTEDAKILAREGLLPEDRIIGVETGGCPHTAIREDTSMNDAAYEELLERHPDLELVFVESGGDNLSATFSPELVDFSIYIIDVAQGEKIPRKAGQGMIKSDLFIINKTDLAPHVGADLKVMEDDSKVFRGEKPFVLTNLKTDEGLDKVIDWIRHDVLMLDLAN; encoded by the coding sequence ATGGTTGCAATCAAGATTGGCGTCGGCGGCCCGGTGGGTTCCGGCAAGACTGCCCTGATCGAGCGCATCACCCGTGCACTCGACGGCGAGATCTCCATGGCGGCGATCACCAACGACATCTACACCACCGAGGACGCCAAGATCCTCGCCCGCGAGGGCCTCCTCCCGGAGGACCGCATCATCGGCGTCGAGACCGGCGGCTGCCCGCACACCGCCATTCGTGAGGACACCTCGATGAATGACGCCGCCTACGAGGAGCTCCTGGAGCGCCACCCGGATCTGGAGCTCGTCTTCGTCGAGTCCGGCGGCGACAACCTGTCCGCCACCTTCTCCCCGGAGCTGGTCGACTTCTCCATCTACATCATCGACGTCGCCCAGGGCGAGAAGATCCCGCGCAAGGCGGGCCAGGGCATGATCAAGTCCGATCTGTTCATCATCAACAAGACCGACCTGGCCCCGCACGTCGGCGCCGACCTGAAGGTCATGGAGGACGACTCCAAGGTCTTCCGTGGTGAGAAGCCGTTCGTGCTGACCAACCTCAAGACCGATGAAGGCCTGGACAAGGTGATCGACTGGATCCGTCACGACGTCCTCATGCTGGATCTGGCCAACTAA
- a CDS encoding ATP-binding cassette domain-containing protein: protein MLGLHGYSGTGKSTLARLLTGYLTPTGGRVLVDGAPVAHGTFHPAQLIQQHPERAVDPRWRLSRVVENIDRDTLDHLGIQPEWLTRRALEVSGGQLQRISIARALDPRTRYLVADEITTMMDGLLQADIWAKLVAAVRECNLGMLVVSHDRDLMRHVCDEVIEFDSGIPREFK, encoded by the coding sequence ATCCTCGGCCTGCACGGCTACAGCGGCACCGGCAAGTCCACCCTGGCCCGCCTGCTCACCGGGTACCTAACCCCGACCGGCGGGCGGGTGCTCGTCGACGGCGCGCCGGTCGCCCACGGCACCTTCCACCCGGCGCAGCTGATCCAGCAGCACCCGGAACGCGCCGTCGACCCCCGGTGGCGCCTGTCCCGGGTGGTGGAGAACATCGACCGCGACACCCTGGACCATCTCGGCATCCAACCGGAGTGGCTCACGCGCCGGGCACTCGAGGTCTCCGGCGGGCAGCTGCAGCGCATCAGCATCGCCCGGGCCCTGGACCCGCGGACCCGCTACCTGGTGGCCGATGAAATCACGACGATGATGGACGGCCTGCTGCAGGCCGACATCTGGGCCAAGCTGGTCGCTGCGGTGCGCGAGTGCAACCTCGGCATGCTCGTCGTCTCCCACGACCGGGACCTGATGCGCCACGTCTGCGACGAGGTCATCGAATTCGACTCCGGCATTCCGCGTGAATTCAAGTAG
- a CDS encoding urease accessory protein UreD, giving the protein MGVLELGIEVSGGKSIATSQYHSRALKIIRPHYLDDSGQVYYIIVNPGGGYVGGDAYRIKVDVAEGASALLTDQSAAKVYRTPDDYVVQNVEFNVAEGAVLEYIPDQLILYRDADFRQHLTANVHPNGSLFFSDIVTPGWSPDGGHFLYKQAHLRNVVNVGGELALVDNIKLQPLSSEFGQEKEFYMGGRTHVATAICFAPGVTEDLIRDVRAKIDEHAAADESMIASVTATERPGFVVRALGNRTEELLQLILDVAGEVRGQLRGHRDITLRQY; this is encoded by the coding sequence ATGGGCGTCCTGGAGCTCGGCATCGAGGTCAGCGGCGGCAAGTCCATCGCGACCTCGCAGTACCACTCCCGCGCGCTGAAAATCATCCGCCCGCACTACCTCGATGACTCCGGTCAGGTGTACTACATCATCGTCAACCCGGGTGGCGGGTACGTCGGCGGCGACGCCTACCGCATCAAGGTCGACGTCGCCGAGGGTGCGTCCGCGCTGCTGACCGACCAGTCGGCGGCCAAGGTCTACCGCACCCCGGACGATTATGTGGTGCAGAACGTGGAGTTCAACGTCGCCGAGGGTGCGGTCCTGGAGTACATCCCGGATCAGCTGATTCTCTACCGCGACGCGGACTTCCGTCAGCACCTCACCGCCAACGTGCACCCGAACGGTTCGCTGTTCTTCTCGGACATCGTCACCCCGGGCTGGTCCCCGGACGGCGGGCACTTCCTGTACAAGCAGGCGCACCTGCGCAACGTGGTCAACGTCGGCGGCGAGCTCGCGCTGGTCGACAACATCAAGCTCCAGCCGCTCTCCAGCGAGTTCGGGCAGGAGAAGGAGTTCTACATGGGTGGCCGCACCCATGTGGCGACGGCCATCTGTTTCGCCCCGGGCGTCACCGAGGATCTCATCCGTGACGTGCGTGCGAAGATCGACGAGCATGCCGCGGCGGACGAGTCGATGATCGCCTCGGTGACCGCGACCGAGCGTCCCGGCTTCGTCGTGCGTGCCCTGGGCAACCGCACCGAGGAGCTGCTCCAGCTCATTCTCGACGTCGCGGGGGAGGTGCGCGGCCAGCTCCGCGGCCACCGCGACATCACCCTGCGTCAGTACTGA
- a CDS encoding ABC transporter permease, with protein sequence MALKRLSWTLARMLFLLISVTFVAFVLVEASPLDPVAQYVASMQRGVSADQVERITALWGLDRPWYERYVSWLGGMLAGDFGVSNLYRADVAGIIGHAIANSLLLMSIAWVLSGVLGYLLGVVSGATRGTLLDRAIVAACYVLTSTPPYVVGLVLMLVFAVQLGWVPLGLSQPLGMVSADVTFLDRLRHAVLPAITVAIVAIANVTLHTRQSVSQVMESDMARFARTRGLGTWGIVRHHGLRNTLLPAVMLQFTSLSMLFGGSALAEVVFSYHGLGALITKAAIASDVPLLLGAVTLSAVLVFVGNLIADVIAILVDPRVRRSVDA encoded by the coding sequence ATGGCGTTAAAACGGCTCTCCTGGACGCTGGCCAGGATGCTCTTCCTGCTGATCAGCGTCACCTTCGTCGCCTTCGTCCTGGTCGAGGCCTCCCCCCTGGACCCGGTCGCGCAGTACGTCGCGTCCATGCAGCGCGGCGTCAGCGCCGACCAGGTCGAGCGCATCACCGCGCTGTGGGGCCTGGACCGGCCCTGGTACGAACGCTACGTCAGCTGGCTCGGCGGCATGCTCGCCGGTGACTTCGGCGTCAGCAACCTCTACCGCGCCGACGTCGCGGGCATCATCGGCCACGCCATCGCCAACTCCCTGCTGCTGATGTCGATCGCCTGGGTGCTCTCCGGCGTACTCGGCTACCTGCTGGGCGTCGTCTCCGGCGCGACCCGGGGCACGCTGCTGGATCGCGCCATCGTCGCTGCCTGCTACGTGCTCACCTCCACGCCGCCCTACGTCGTCGGCCTGGTGCTCATGCTCGTCTTCGCGGTGCAGCTGGGCTGGGTCCCGCTGGGGCTCTCGCAGCCGCTGGGCATGGTCTCCGCGGACGTCACCTTCCTCGACCGGCTGCGCCACGCCGTCCTGCCGGCGATCACCGTGGCCATCGTCGCCATCGCCAACGTCACCCTGCACACCCGCCAGTCGGTGAGCCAGGTCATGGAGTCCGACATGGCCCGCTTCGCCCGCACCCGTGGCCTGGGCACCTGGGGGATCGTCCGCCACCACGGTCTGCGCAATACCCTGCTGCCGGCGGTGATGCTGCAGTTCACCTCGCTGTCGATGCTCTTCGGCGGCTCCGCCCTGGCCGAGGTCGTTTTCTCCTACCACGGTCTGGGCGCGCTGATCACCAAGGCGGCGATCGCCTCGGACGTCCCGCTGCTGCTGGGCGCGGTCACCCTGTCCGCGGTGCTGGTGTTCGTCGGCAACCTCATCGCCGACGTCATCGCCATCCTCGTCGACCCGCGGGTGAGGAGGAGCGTCGATGCCTGA
- a CDS encoding IS1634 family transposase, translated as MSPYIRTVRTASGATAVQVVYSEKRGSKSMKHLGSAHTDEDLALLKTQARRLVDGDQMSLALGVDTTPSGSGSVDAPVPITSERAGHLLDVIHHAYTELGLDTATGGDQVFRDLLIARIVQPGSVFDSIETLAELGVASASYPTINRRLPAYATGGFRDALTRACATHAGIGPGVLVLFDVTTLYFETDEGDDFRKPGFSKERRLEPQITVGLLSDAHGFPLAVGAFEGNMAETRTMLPMIRNFQDAYGVEDVTVVADAGMFSAGNKAAIIEAGLHYILGVKFKDIPYPVAQWRKHHPGQDYEDKQIWTYADRTGRGPDGVPHSVTYYQYSWDRARRTLKGIDEQVAKAEKAVAGKLPVKRNRFVDLKAPNKQVNWTLVDKNKALAGIKGYETSRVDLPAEQVIHAYRQLLKIEKAFRMSKSDLKARPIYHHKRESIEAHLSVVMAAMAVGHLLEERSGLSLKRLVRTLRKYRTFQVQVAGQTIHAASPVPTDIAELIAGIQGD; from the coding sequence ATGAGCCCGTACATCCGCACTGTGCGCACCGCCTCCGGGGCGACTGCCGTGCAGGTCGTCTACTCGGAAAAGCGTGGCTCTAAGAGCATGAAGCACCTCGGCTCGGCGCACACCGACGAAGATCTTGCCCTGTTGAAGACCCAGGCCCGACGCCTGGTCGACGGCGACCAGATGAGCCTGGCTCTTGGTGTGGACACCACACCTTCCGGCAGCGGGTCGGTGGATGCGCCGGTCCCGATCACCTCGGAACGCGCTGGTCACCTCCTCGACGTCATCCACCATGCCTACACCGAACTGGGTTTGGATACAGCCACCGGCGGTGACCAGGTGTTCCGGGATCTGCTCATCGCCCGGATCGTGCAGCCAGGCTCAGTATTCGACAGCATCGAAACCCTCGCGGAACTCGGCGTGGCCTCCGCCAGCTATCCCACCATCAACCGGCGGCTACCGGCCTACGCGACCGGTGGCTTCAGGGATGCTCTCACCCGGGCCTGCGCCACGCATGCCGGTATCGGCCCCGGAGTCCTGGTTCTTTTTGATGTCACCACCTTGTATTTCGAAACCGACGAAGGTGATGACTTCCGCAAACCAGGCTTTTCCAAGGAACGCCGACTCGAACCGCAGATCACCGTCGGCCTGCTCTCCGATGCCCACGGCTTCCCGCTGGCCGTGGGTGCGTTTGAAGGGAACATGGCCGAAACCCGCACGATGCTGCCCATGATCAGAAACTTCCAGGATGCCTACGGCGTGGAGGATGTCACCGTCGTCGCGGACGCTGGGATGTTCTCTGCCGGTAACAAGGCCGCGATCATCGAGGCCGGCCTGCACTACATCCTCGGTGTGAAATTCAAAGACATCCCCTACCCGGTGGCGCAGTGGCGTAAACACCATCCCGGCCAGGACTACGAGGACAAACAGATCTGGACCTACGCCGACCGGACAGGGCGTGGCCCCGACGGCGTGCCGCACTCGGTTACCTACTACCAGTACTCCTGGGACAGGGCACGCCGCACGCTCAAGGGTATTGATGAGCAGGTCGCCAAAGCGGAGAAGGCCGTGGCCGGCAAGCTGCCAGTCAAGCGCAACCGGTTCGTGGATCTCAAGGCACCGAACAAACAGGTCAACTGGACGTTGGTGGACAAGAACAAAGCCCTGGCAGGGATCAAGGGGTACGAGACCTCCCGGGTGGACCTGCCCGCGGAACAGGTCATCCACGCCTACCGGCAGCTGCTCAAGATCGAGAAGGCTTTCCGGATGTCGAAGTCCGATCTCAAGGCCCGGCCGATCTACCACCACAAACGAGAATCCATCGAGGCACACCTGAGCGTGGTGATGGCCGCGATGGCTGTGGGCCATCTGCTGGAGGAACGCTCGGGGTTGTCGTTGAAGCGGCTGGTGCGGACGTTGAGGAAGTACCGGACCTTCCAGGTGCAGGTCGCGGGGCAGACGATCCACGCGGCGTCACCGGTGCCCACAGACATTGCCGAACTGATCGCCGGGATCCAGGGCGACTGA
- a CDS encoding ATP-binding cassette domain-containing protein, whose protein sequence is MITDPLLTVTDVSVAFHQYVGLLRRRHVVQLDNVSMDLAAGEILAVVGASGAGKSLLADVILGLLPPNAHVSGEVRFHGRELVDADRKGRVRYVPQGTGHIDPTMKIGDFIALSGSDPIAQLARFGLGPEIATRFPHELSGGMLRRVSLAASVSDDMELLIADEPTPGLHPKAVTEVTDYFRQVRTDGASILFITHDMITAASVADRITVMRDGTIDTVAAGVDELTGYARQLWRAQPAHDFWEALS, encoded by the coding sequence ATGATCACCGACCCGCTCCTGACCGTCACCGACGTCTCGGTCGCCTTCCATCAGTACGTCGGCCTGCTGCGCCGCCGCCACGTCGTCCAGCTCGACAACGTGTCAATGGACCTGGCCGCCGGCGAAATCCTCGCCGTCGTCGGCGCGTCCGGCGCCGGCAAGTCCCTGCTCGCCGACGTCATCCTCGGCCTGCTGCCCCCCAACGCGCACGTCTCCGGCGAGGTCCGCTTCCACGGCCGCGAGCTTGTCGACGCCGACCGCAAGGGCAGGGTCCGCTACGTCCCCCAGGGCACCGGCCACATCGACCCGACCATGAAGATCGGCGACTTCATCGCGCTCTCCGGCTCCGACCCGATCGCGCAGCTGGCCCGCTTCGGCCTCGGCCCCGAGATCGCCACGCGCTTCCCGCACGAGCTCTCCGGCGGCATGCTGCGCCGGGTGAGTCTGGCGGCGTCGGTCAGCGACGACATGGAGCTGCTCATCGCCGACGAACCCACCCCGGGCCTGCACCCGAAGGCCGTCACCGAGGTGACGGACTACTTCCGCCAGGTGCGCACCGACGGGGCGTCCATCCTTTTCATCACCCACGACATGATCACCGCGGCCTCCGTCGCGGACCGGATCACCGTCATGCGCGACGGCACCATTGACACGGTGGCGGCGGGCGTCGACGAGCTCACCGGGTATGCACGCCAGCTGTGGCGTGCCCAGCCCGCCCACGATTTCTGGGAGGCGCTGTCATGA
- a CDS encoding ABC transporter permease: MPEFLRADVLHTNRWGRALGLRWLRFGRLVHPRNNRGRLLVLVSVAFLLILGIALASGLYPQSAIQPTGGQRNLPPSWQFPLGTDWVGRDLAARTMKGMWLSIRIGALTALVSTAVSVLFAVLATAGSRWLDRIVSWLVDATIGLPQIVLAILIAFAVGGGTRGVVLAVGLTLWPPLTRLLRAEILKLKEEPFVAMSRAQGHGSAWVIRHHLLPALTPHILVGLAIMFPHAILHESTLTFLGFGIEPTTPSLGIILAEGMRYLSNGQWWAVLGPIAVLVTLATVLDACGDLLRSLLAPVSRHQ; this comes from the coding sequence ATGCCTGAGTTCCTCCGCGCCGACGTCCTGCACACCAACCGCTGGGGCCGGGCGCTCGGCCTGCGCTGGCTGCGCTTCGGTCGGCTCGTCCACCCGCGCAACAACCGCGGGCGTCTGCTGGTCCTGGTCAGCGTCGCGTTCCTGCTGATCCTCGGGATCGCGCTCGCCTCCGGCCTCTACCCGCAGTCCGCCATCCAGCCCACCGGGGGTCAGCGCAACCTCCCGCCGAGCTGGCAGTTCCCGCTCGGCACCGACTGGGTCGGGCGCGATCTGGCCGCCCGCACGATGAAGGGCATGTGGCTGAGCATCCGCATCGGCGCGCTCACCGCGCTGGTGTCCACCGCAGTCTCCGTCCTCTTCGCCGTGCTCGCCACCGCCGGGTCACGGTGGCTCGACCGCATCGTCTCCTGGCTTGTCGACGCCACCATCGGCCTTCCCCAGATCGTGCTCGCCATCCTCATCGCCTTCGCCGTCGGCGGAGGAACGCGCGGCGTCGTCCTGGCCGTCGGTCTGACCCTGTGGCCCCCGCTGACCAGGCTGCTGCGCGCCGAGATCCTCAAGCTCAAGGAAGAGCCCTTCGTCGCGATGTCGCGCGCCCAGGGCCACGGGAGCGCCTGGGTCATCCGCCACCACCTCCTGCCGGCACTGACCCCGCACATCCTCGTCGGCCTGGCGATCATGTTCCCGCACGCCATCCTCCACGAGTCGACGCTGACCTTTCTCGGCTTCGGCATCGAACCGACCACCCCCTCGCTGGGCATCATCCTCGCCGAGGGCATGCGCTACCTCTCCAACGGCCAGTGGTGGGCCGTCCTCGGCCCGATCGCCGTGCTGGTCACCCTGGCCACCGTGCTCGACGCCTGCGGGGACCTGCTCCGCAGCCTGCTCGCCCCCGTCTCGAGGCACCAATGA
- a CDS encoding MDR family MFS transporter, whose product MVMILNETILSVALPSIMADFRVPAATAQWLTTGFMLTTAVVIPTTGFLLQRFTTRLIFLTAIVLFLLGTVFGALSPAFGVLLAARVIQACGTALIMPLLMTVTLTVVAREKRGMMMGVNSIVISAAPAIGPTLSGFILNAWSWHMLFWVMVPIAALCLVGGWFLLGNGSEPRNTPFDVVSVVLSALAFGGIVYGLSTIGSLIDGGSSAPVIALLVGVVFLALFIHRQLLLGRRGRALLDLRPFAVRTFAVAVIVVVMAMGMMLGTVMVLPIYLQTSLGVSALATGLLLLPGGLIQGIVSPFIGRIYDTVGPRPLAVPGAILMFLACWWQYFAYTSSTSVWVVVAANVTFGVGMALVMTPLMTVSLASLPMDLYGHGSAIMNTLQQLGGAMGTAVLIAAMSVGAARADAPLVDAQAAGTSEAFLAGGILALIAVIAAPFVGPLPATKVVSSQAPH is encoded by the coding sequence ATGGTGATGATCCTCAACGAGACGATCCTGTCGGTCGCCCTGCCGTCGATCATGGCGGACTTCCGGGTTCCCGCCGCCACTGCCCAGTGGCTGACCACTGGTTTCATGCTCACCACGGCGGTGGTCATCCCGACGACCGGTTTCCTGCTGCAGCGGTTCACCACCCGACTGATCTTCCTCACCGCCATCGTCCTGTTCCTGCTGGGCACGGTGTTCGGTGCCCTCTCCCCGGCCTTCGGGGTGCTGCTGGCCGCCCGCGTCATCCAGGCGTGCGGCACCGCGCTCATCATGCCGCTGCTCATGACGGTCACGCTCACCGTCGTCGCCCGGGAGAAGCGCGGCATGATGATGGGCGTCAACTCCATCGTCATCTCCGCCGCCCCGGCGATCGGTCCCACACTGTCCGGCTTCATCCTCAACGCATGGTCCTGGCACATGCTCTTCTGGGTGATGGTGCCCATCGCCGCGCTCTGTCTCGTTGGCGGCTGGTTCCTGCTCGGCAACGGCTCCGAACCGCGGAACACCCCCTTCGACGTCGTCTCCGTGGTCCTCTCCGCGCTCGCGTTCGGCGGCATCGTCTACGGGCTGTCCACCATCGGCTCCCTCATTGACGGCGGTTCCTCCGCACCGGTCATCGCGCTGCTCGTCGGCGTGGTGTTCCTCGCGCTGTTCATCCACCGCCAGCTCCTGCTGGGCCGTCGTGGACGCGCGCTGCTGGATCTGCGTCCCTTCGCCGTCCGCACCTTCGCCGTCGCCGTCATCGTGGTGGTCATGGCGATGGGCATGATGCTCGGTACCGTCATGGTCCTGCCGATCTACCTGCAGACCTCACTGGGTGTCTCTGCCCTGGCCACGGGCCTGCTCCTGCTGCCGGGCGGCCTCATCCAGGGCATCGTCTCGCCGTTCATCGGCCGGATCTACGACACCGTCGGCCCCCGCCCGCTGGCCGTGCCCGGCGCGATCCTCATGTTCCTCGCCTGCTGGTGGCAGTACTTCGCCTACACCTCGTCCACCTCGGTGTGGGTGGTCGTCGCCGCGAACGTCACCTTCGGTGTCGGCATGGCCCTGGTGATGACCCCGCTCATGACGGTCTCCCTGGCCTCCCTGCCGATGGACCTCTACGGTCACGGTTCCGCGATCATGAACACCCTGCAGCAGCTCGGCGGTGCCATGGGTACCGCGGTGCTCATCGCCGCGATGTCGGTCGGGGCAGCCCGGGCGGACGCCCCGCTGGTCGACGCCCAGGCGGCCGGCACCTCCGAGGCCTTCCTGGCCGGCGGCATTCTCGCCCTCATCGCCGTCATCGCCGCCCCGTTCGTCGGCCCGCTGCCGGCGACGAAGGTCGTCAGCTCGCAGGCGCCGCACTGA
- a CDS encoding ABC transporter substrate-binding protein, with product MSRRSTALAGLVAVAALTLAACSGTDSTTAGPTAQTRAEDELVLAVGDVGEGEFDPLRGWGNHQEHKVLHSSLVQWNRSAETGEMELVGDLARDFSHKGTVWTFHLREDFMFSDGEPVTAADVVFTYDLLKEDGTQFDLTNVAEVRAVDERTVEIELVQPDSLFGPQAATIAILPEHAYGEGYSQNPIASGPYRVVEYQDGEQLIMEANPHYPEELTYRKLTFYLADEEAALSAAQAGTVDVAKVPYTNADRQFEGMTLEQLESVETMAITLPTEPAGGTAETMGIEGPGGNDVTSDPAVRKALSLGVDRRELNDIVVAGYGEPAYSVADTLPWGTEDVRFADADPEGAKKLLADAGWIDTNGDGTVDKDGVEAVVGLMYTTSDPARADLAESFAAQAAELGIRFEPEGATWDDIYAEGKSKAVVFALGSLSPKELWDTYSSESVGVSYNNMPNYSDPEVDEHLTRARLADTLGESIPEWQAAQAAGASSHPETGDVSMLWILRRDHLYFINDRVDIGEQITHGHGHGMQIFQNLTQWR from the coding sequence ATGTCCCGACGCTCAACCGCCCTCGCCGGTCTGGTGGCCGTGGCCGCCCTGACCCTGGCGGCCTGCTCCGGAACGGACTCGACCACGGCGGGCCCCACCGCACAGACCCGCGCCGAGGACGAGCTGGTGCTCGCCGTCGGCGACGTCGGGGAGGGCGAGTTCGACCCGCTGCGCGGCTGGGGCAACCACCAGGAGCACAAGGTGCTGCATTCCTCCCTGGTGCAGTGGAACCGCAGCGCGGAGACCGGCGAGATGGAGCTGGTCGGCGACCTGGCGAGGGACTTCTCCCACAAGGGCACGGTCTGGACCTTCCACCTGCGCGAGGACTTCATGTTCTCCGACGGTGAGCCGGTCACCGCCGCCGACGTCGTCTTCACCTACGACCTGCTCAAGGAGGACGGCACCCAGTTCGACCTCACCAACGTCGCCGAGGTCCGCGCCGTCGACGAGCGCACCGTCGAGATCGAGCTGGTCCAGCCGGACTCCCTCTTCGGCCCGCAGGCGGCGACCATCGCCATCCTGCCGGAGCACGCCTACGGCGAGGGCTACTCGCAGAACCCGATCGCCTCCGGCCCGTACCGGGTCGTCGAGTACCAGGACGGCGAGCAGCTGATCATGGAGGCCAACCCGCACTACCCGGAGGAGCTGACGTACCGGAAGCTCACCTTCTACCTGGCCGACGAGGAGGCCGCCCTCAGCGCGGCCCAGGCCGGCACGGTCGACGTCGCGAAAGTCCCTTACACCAACGCCGACCGCCAGTTCGAGGGGATGACCCTCGAGCAGCTCGAGTCCGTCGAGACCATGGCCATCACCCTGCCCACCGAGCCGGCCGGCGGCACCGCCGAAACCATGGGCATCGAGGGGCCGGGCGGCAACGACGTCACCTCCGACCCCGCCGTGCGCAAGGCGCTCTCGCTGGGCGTCGACCGCCGGGAACTCAACGACATCGTCGTCGCCGGCTACGGCGAGCCGGCCTACTCCGTCGCCGACACGCTGCCGTGGGGCACCGAGGACGTCCGCTTCGCCGACGCCGACCCCGAGGGCGCGAAGAAGCTGCTTGCCGACGCCGGGTGGATCGACACCAACGGCGACGGCACCGTCGACAAGGACGGCGTCGAGGCCGTCGTCGGCCTGATGTACACCACCAGCGACCCGGCGCGCGCCGACCTGGCCGAGTCCTTCGCCGCACAGGCCGCCGAGCTCGGCATCCGTTTCGAGCCGGAGGGGGCGACCTGGGACGACATCTACGCCGAGGGCAAGTCCAAGGCCGTCGTTTTCGCGCTCGGCTCGCTGAGCCCGAAGGAGCTGTGGGACACCTACTCCTCCGAGTCCGTCGGCGTGAGCTACAACAACATGCCCAACTACTCCGACCCGGAGGTGGACGAGCACCTGACCAGGGCCCGCCTCGCGGACACCCTGGGTGAATCCATCCCGGAGTGGCAGGCCGCCCAGGCCGCGGGCGCCTCCTCCCACCCGGAGACCGGTGACGTGTCCATGCTGTGGATCCTGCGCCGCGATCACCTGTACTTCATCAACGACCGCGTCGACATCGGCGAGCAGATCACCCACGGCCACGGGCACGGCATGCAAATCTTCCAGAATCTGACGCAATGGCGTTAA
- a CDS encoding DUF418 domain-containing protein: MTTNTARRRIIALDVLRGIAILGTLLTNIWIFSQSAWDDDGDRAQGALAVFNRVADVGLNLFTDGEFIGLLTIMFGIGLEIQRQSAIRRGEPWPGRYPWRALVLILDGLLNYIFIFEFDVLMGYGLTGLVVAAVMATSPKTQKIWMVIGLGAHLLMIGVFTALPRFVGESDLPADQPVPADANRLDAALGATGTESYWGMVGERLQTFIGGRGEIPIMFVMGLSLFLVGAHLYRAGLFLPEGRRLRRIVMAVGFGVGFPLDWALRLSDNGGGFITRYGTSTIVAFGLLAAVAAFYAHRDRVGIVGHGLSLVGRMALTCYILQNLIASIIFYDWGLGVAAKIPDAWNTVITLGIYLGISAFLIALSAIWLHHFRRGPVEYVRHKGVDRLADAAESARAARRRRREAVAPATTGVSTG, from the coding sequence ATGACCACGAACACCGCCCGGCGACGCATCATCGCCCTCGACGTCCTCCGGGGAATCGCCATCCTGGGCACCCTGCTGACCAACATCTGGATCTTCTCCCAGTCGGCCTGGGACGACGACGGCGACCGGGCGCAGGGGGCACTCGCCGTGTTCAACCGCGTCGCGGACGTCGGCCTCAACCTCTTCACCGACGGCGAGTTCATCGGCCTGCTGACCATCATGTTCGGCATCGGCCTGGAGATCCAGCGCCAGTCGGCGATCCGCCGGGGTGAACCGTGGCCCGGGCGCTACCCCTGGCGCGCACTGGTGCTCATTCTCGACGGCCTGCTCAACTACATCTTCATCTTCGAGTTCGACGTCCTCATGGGTTACGGCCTCACCGGCCTGGTCGTCGCCGCGGTCATGGCCACGAGCCCGAAGACGCAGAAGATCTGGATGGTCATCGGGCTCGGCGCCCACCTGCTCATGATCGGCGTCTTCACCGCCCTGCCACGATTTGTCGGGGAGTCCGATCTCCCGGCCGACCAGCCGGTCCCGGCCGACGCCAACCGACTCGACGCCGCACTCGGGGCCACGGGGACGGAGTCCTACTGGGGCATGGTCGGCGAACGCCTGCAGACCTTCATCGGCGGGCGCGGCGAGATTCCCATCATGTTCGTCATGGGGCTCAGCCTCTTCCTCGTCGGCGCGCACCTCTACCGGGCGGGACTGTTCCTGCCGGAGGGCAGGCGTCTGCGCAGGATCGTCATGGCCGTCGGCTTCGGCGTCGGGTTCCCGCTGGACTGGGCGCTGCGGTTGTCCGACAACGGCGGCGGCTTCATCACCCGCTACGGCACCTCCACGATCGTCGCCTTCGGTCTCCTCGCCGCCGTCGCCGCCTTCTACGCCCACCGCGACCGGGTCGGCATCGTCGGTCACGGCCTCTCCCTGGTCGGCCGGATGGCCCTGACCTGCTACATCCTGCAGAACCTCATCGCCTCGATCATCTTCTATGACTGGGGCCTCGGTGTCGCGGCGAAGATCCCCGACGCCTGGAACACGGTGATCACACTCGGCATCTACCTGGGCATCAGCGCCTTCCTCATCGCACTCTCCGCGATCTGGTTGCACCACTTCCGGCGGGGTCCGGTGGAGTATGTGCGGCACAAGGGGGTGGACAGGCTTGCCGACGCCGCCGAATCCGCCCGCGCCGCACGGCGGCGGCGTCGAGAAGCAGTGGCTCCGGCCACAACCGGGGTATCAACGGGGTAG